A stretch of the Chanos chanos chromosome 1, fChaCha1.1, whole genome shotgun sequence genome encodes the following:
- the bicdl1 gene encoding BICD family-like cargo adapter 1: MSAFCLDLHTSTAAISAPLELDSDCMEQTLDPSLKPPQDTGGFQAHSLLHTGPGGLGMALEEELALLTGEREEEDNLELTALEPHVNGQDADLLSLFRQKEKDLVLAAKLGKALLERNQDLTKQYEKMNKDLNEKLELLEQEKHELRRRLESREGEWEGRVAELETDVQQLQGELERQQVQLREADRDKSRAISELSEQNHRLLEQLSRAAQVERQLSTQVHSLRDDFREKSISTNQHMTRLENLQAEQGLEIKMLSERKRELERRVNEVMEENEHLHNTVENLRERTLVLEKQCHEKDLQLRQSQLELQEVRVSHRQLSARLEELSEERSLQGLSPHPASLLCEIEQSMEQEELEQEREQLRLQLWEAYCQVRSICSQLRGNDVTDSALSTDSSMDESSETSSAKDVPTGSLHASLLELRRLTQNLLDGNESTGSRRSDEEVLEEQIRKLGEELRGVRELYEQEQERVQSTQEELLQLHNQVAMLSVEVCSTREENDRLRAMADVREPSEQLQSAIRDRDDAIAKKKAVEMELAKCKIDIMSLNSQLLDAIQQKLNLSQQLEAWQDDMHRVIDQQLMDKHQEEWRASTYSFSGGNEGSSRGHSSRRAHRHSNGDKRLFSFFKKN; the protein is encoded by the exons ATGTCAGCTTTTTGCCTCGATCTGCACACGTCTACGGCCGCGATTTCAGCACCCCTAGAGCTGGACAGCGACTGCATGGAGCAAACGCTGGATCCCAGCCTCAAACCCCCTCAAGACACAGGAGGATTTCAGGCTCACTCGCTGCTACACACTGGTCCCGGAGGTCTCGGTATGGCGCTGGAGGAAGAGCTCGCCTTGCTTACCGGAGAGCGTGAGGAGGAAGATAATTTAGAGTTAACCGCCTTGGAGCCGCATGTCAACGGACAGGATGCCGACTTACTGTCGCTTTTCcggcaaaaagagaaagacttgGTCTTGGCTGCTAAACTTGGGAAGGCGCTACTTGAGCGTAACCAAGATCTCACAAagcaatatgaaaaaatgaacaaagattTAAATGAGAAACTCGAG CTTTTGGAGCAGGAGAAACACGAGTTGAGGAGAAGGTtggagagcagagagggggAATGGGAGGGCCGGGTGGCCGAGCTGGAGACGGACGTGCAGCAGCTGCAGGGCGAGCTGGAGAGGCAGCAGGTGCAGCTGAGGGAGGCCGACCGAGACAAGAGCCGAGCCATCTCCGAGCTGTCCGAACAGAACCACCGGTTGCTGGAGCAACTGAGCAGA GCTGCACAGGTCGAGAGGCAGCTGTCCACTCAGGTTCACTCCTTGCGGGATGATTTTCGAGAGAAGAGTATCTCGACCAACCAGCACATGACCAGACTAGAGAACCTACAAGCAGAG CAAGGGCTTGAA ATAAAGATGCTGTCGGAGAGAAAACGGGAGCTGGAGCGACGCGTGAACGAGGTGATGGAGGAGAACGAGCACTTGCACAACACGGTGgagaatctgagagagagaacgctaGTTTTGGAGAAGCAATGTCACGAGAAAGACTTGCAG TTGCGTCAGAGTCAGCTGGAGCTGCAGGAGGTGCGTGTCTCTCACAGGCAGCTGAGTGCTCGTCTGGAGGAGctgtctgaggagaggagtCTGCAGGGCCTTAGCCCACACCCTGCCAGCCTGCTCTGCGAAATAGAACAGAGCATGGAGCAAGaggagctggagcaggagagagagcag TTACGGCTGCAGCTATGGGAGGCGTACTGCCAAGTAAGGTCCATCTGCTCCCAGCTTAGAGGAAATGACGTCACGGATTCGGCTCTCTCCACTGACTCATCCATGGATGAGTCGTCAGAGACGTCATCTGCCAAGGACGTGCCGACAGGTAGCTTGCACGCCAGCCTGCTGGAGCTGCGCAGACTCACTCAGAACCTTCTGGATGGCAACGAGTCTACG GGTTCCCGGCGCAGTGACGAGGAGGTGTTGGAGGAGCAGATACGGAAGCTTGGGGAGGAGCTTAGAGGAGTCAGGGAGCTGTATGAACAGGAGCAAGAAAGAGTGCAAAGCACTCAAGAAGAACTGCTGCAACTCCACAATCAG GTGGCGATGCTCTCTGTGGAGGTTTGCTCcacaagagaagagaatgatCGGTTAAGAGCTATGGCTGATGTACGGGAACCTAGCGAGCAGCTACAGAGCGCCATACGAGACCGAGATGACGCTATCGCCAA gaaAAAAGCAGTTGAGATGGAGCTGGCCAAGTGTAAGATTGACATTATGTCCCTTAACAGCCAGCTATTGGACGCCATCCAACAGAAACTAAACTTGTCTCAACAGTTGGAAGCCTGGCAG